TTTGGAGTCACTTTTAGGGTCTTTTTATtggtggaggtggtggggaggctgggggaaaCACCTTGTTCTAATTAACTCACAAATAATACCATTACAACAGCTTGTTTAAAGGTGATAAAACATCTGCTCAAACCAAATTTGATACCATCTCAATGAGTTTCCACAGTAAGACCATCCTCCTTCAATGCAATTCTGAACCAAGAAAACTATTCATAGCAGAGAACGTGTTTAACTGATAGCTGTACTCTTTATACTTTCACCACCAGTTACATTTTTATGCTAAAGTAACTTGGTCATGCAAttcagcttttcatttttttcagatttcttgaTGCTTCCATTTGCAATTGTGCACTGTCTCAGCACTTCATGGAAACCCTCACAGATCTAATGTCACCCTCATCCTGGGTACTCTCCAAAAGCTGTTTTATCTCATAGAGGCAAGGACTAAACTGCTGCTGCTGCATTGACTGGGCTTCTTGAGGTTCTTGCCAAATGATGCTGTGCCTTGAGGATACAGCATTGCTTCCTCTGTGGAAGCCCCCAGTGATGACATGACTCCGGGAGTGTCCTACACCAGAGGCCACAACCATGCCAGCTGCAGTGGTTGTATTTTGAGCCATCAGGCCTGGAAGGTGGGGTGCAGCAGCAGGTGAGTCAGCAGAAGAGGGTGGGGCTGCTGGTGGTGGCTGAGCTACTAATGCCGGCTGTGGTGCAGCTCTCATCTGAGGTACGCAGCTGCCTGGAGAGGCCTTGCTGGAGGTGTGGCTACCCCTTCCATGCAGCATAGCTAAGTGTACAACCACTCAACATTGAGAAGTGCGAAAATCACTCTGCTGGAGAGTAATTTATTCTATTTGTCCATGTGTCTTTTATGCCAATACTATAGTATTTTTTGATTGCTGtgactttttaataattttaagtcaGAGAGTGATGCTTCTAgatttgtttgtcttcctcagaGTTGTTTTGTCTATTTGGAGTCTTTTGTGGTAACATATTAATTTTAGgattgattttacttttttttttttttagaggactgacattggtattttgataagatTGTGTTGGATCTATATATGACTTTGGGTAATATGGAAATTTTAACAATAgtaattcctttttgttttcttcttcattatttttaattcttagttCACTGATTTATTTTGCATAGTTTCTCTTCAAATTATGAGTCTTTGAGTTCATTAATCTTTCCTTTTGCAATGTGTAAACAGCCAATCCCAGCcagtatatttttcttcttatacaGTGTagtttttgtttctaaaaatccAGTTTGGGTCTTTAAGAAATTTTGTCATGTCTCTACTTCACTTTTCGAACTTATGAAATTTAGttattataaagattttaatATCCTTGTCTGCTAATTCTGATATCCATGTTATTTTTgggtcagatttttaaaaaagatttatttagttgaaaggcagaatgagactgagagaatgagagaaagagatcttccatctgctgtttaactccctaaatggccacagtagtaAGGGgtaggctaggctaaagccaggagtgaggcacaccatccaggtcttccacatgagtgcaggggcccaaatacttaggccaccttctactgctttctcagcatattaagcagggaactggatcagaagtggagtagatgggattcaaaccagcactttggtatggaatgctggctttgcgtgtgacagcttaacccactatgccacaacaaagACATCATGGGTCAGTTTTAATTATTGATCTTTCTTCTCATTTTGAGTTATATTTCCTGCATCTCAAGGAAAACAGTGGATTTTACTTTAATGATTACTGGATAGTTTTCTATTTCTATCAATATTCTTGAGCTTTGTTGGATGATGTTtaattatgagaaaatatttgatccTTTCAGGTCTTGCTTTAAAGATTAATTGAGAATGGAAGAACTCAATATAGGGTTAATTATTCCCTGCTATTGAGGGAAGACCCTTCTGTGTAGTTTACCTTGTGCCCCTTGAGTTCTAAGGTTTGCTAGGAGCTGTACCTGGCTGTGAGCATCAAGCATTGttacctcttattttttttaaagatttattttatttatttgaaagagttagagagaggtagagacagagagaggtcttccatctgctggttcactccccagatggctgcaacatctggagctatgctgatccgaagccaggagccaggagtttcttctaggtctcccatgcaggtagaggggcccaaggacttgggccatcttctactgctttcccagaccacagcagagagctggatcggaagtggagcagccgggactagaactggtgcccatatgggatgccagcgctttaggccagggcattaacccgctgcaccacagtgccggcccctgttacTTCTTATTATTTCCAGTGGATCTTTCCCTGTGGTTTCCCCACATACAtttgtaaattaaattaatttttaaaaatttttcccaaagaaacctttttatttaatgaatataaatttcataagtacaactttaggaatataattgtTTTTCCCAtcacacccaccctcccatccacactcccactcctctcctcttccctctccccttccagccccattctccattaagattaattttcagctaactttgtacacagaagaccaactctatactaaataaagatttcaacaattttcaaaCACATGTACagaaaaaaactgtttgaaaacaagttttacagttaactctcataatacaactcattgaggacagaggtcctgcatggggagttagtgcacagtgactcctgttgttaatttagcaatgaacactcttatgtatgatgtcagtgaccaccaaaggctcttgacatgagctacctaggttatggaagccttttgaatccacaaactccgtcagtatttagagaaagccataagcaaagtggaagttctctcctccctttagagaaaagtacatccttctttgatggctgcttccttccactggaatctcattctcagagatccttcatataaacatttttttgccacagtatattggctttccatgccaggaacgctctcacaggcttttcaacAAGACCAGGAAGCCtcaatggctgattctgaggtcagagtgctatttagagtgattgtcgttctgagtctgctgtgtggactgcttctcatgttggaatattctctcctttttaattctacatattattattatcagacacttaatcctatttatatgattactttaacacttaatcatatctgTATGTTCACtgtgacacttaatcctatctatatgttcactgtGACACTTAATATGaacactttaacatttaagatgtCATTTTTACCAGCCAGCTCAAtgagatttggggtcccatggcaaatttttaaactgtacccttagaagtaagtctgggctggcgccgtggctcactaggctaatcctctgccttgtagcaccggcacaccgggttctagtcccggtcggggcaccggattctgtcccggttgcccctcttccaagccagctctctgctgtggccaggaagtgcagtggaggatggcccacgtgcttgggccctgcaccccatgggagaccaggagaagcacctggttcctgccttcggatcagcggcggccattggagggtgaaccaacggcaaaggaagacctttctctgtgtctgtctctctcactgtccactctgcctgtcaaaaaaaaaaaaaaaaaaaaagaagtaagtctgggggccagctctgaggcgcagtgggttaaagcccaggcctgaagcgccggcatcccatatgggagctggttctagtcccggatgctcctcttccaatccagctctctgctatggcctgggaaagcagtagaagatggcccaagtgcttgggcccctgcacccatgtgggagacctagaagaaacttctggctcctggcttcagatcagcgcagctccagccgttgcggccatctggggagtgaaccagcagatggaagacctctctgtctctacctctctctgaaactctgtctttcaaataaataagataaatcttttaaaaaaactgaagtaAGGCTGTAAAAactatgcagaactatatagcctTACAGTTATAAATTTCCTttcccctctcttattctcactcttgtATTTTagtgagatccatcctcaattgactttatacacatatgattaagtaaagagttcaacaaatattatgaagaaaagaaaaataccaaaactcttccttgacagtcaagacaagggccacTCAAGTCAACCCTTCttgaagtgtcagtttcacttctacagatttcgttTTAggtgtgctctattagttctcatagatcagggagaacatatggtatttgtccctttggggctagcttatttcattttcttaactgggttgtttgttttattgtggagtttcttgatctctttatatattctggttattaatccttaatcagttgcattgtttgtaaataatttctctcattctgttggttgcctcttcactttcctgagtgtttcttttgcaatgcagaaacttttcaatttg
The sequence above is drawn from the Lepus europaeus isolate LE1 chromosome 3, mLepTim1.pri, whole genome shotgun sequence genome and encodes:
- the LOC133756913 gene encoding coiled-coil-helix-coiled-coil-helix domain-containing protein 2-like gives rise to the protein MRAAPQPALVAQPPPAAPPSSADSPAAAPHLPGLMAQNTTTAAGMVVASGVGHSRSHVITGGFHRGSNAVSSRHSIIWQEPQEAQSMQQQQFSPCLYEIKQLLESTQDEGDIRSVRVSMKC